Part of the Diceros bicornis minor isolate mBicDic1 chromosome 17, mDicBic1.mat.cur, whole genome shotgun sequence genome is shown below.
GGTAGTCTGAGGTTCTCTGTGGTCCAGCTCAGGTTCTGTCCTTTGCAGGGGCAGATCCGCTCCACTCCCTGGATGGTATGAAACAGGCAGAATTTCTCTTCCAAATGGTCGTTTGTATGCTATTTTACCTATCAGTTATGcgtattattttgttttcaaaattcaaataaattcCCTTATCCTCCGCTCATCCACTCCAGTAACCTCAGGTGCTCCTAGGATCCCAAccccttcttctctcctctcccttgccCGCCTCTAGCCTCTGCTTAgtcaagatggaaaaaaaaaacaacacaaaacaggtTGGGCCCCAATTTCCAAAgttcctttaagaaaaagaataggaaTTGTCAGGATAGGGGTATAGggggagagcagggaggaagTCTTTTCAAGGTTTTGAAATGACAGCAATTACATTGGTACAAATGCTTTTAAGATGATTACAGGTGGAACGATTACAAATTCAGTGTGTGAAGTCTAACTGCCTCTCCAGCTCAAATCTCTTTAGCATCTCATTGCAGGAGGTGGGCAGAGTGTTTGAACAATTTGGGAAAAGTGGCTGCCTGGGAAGCCGTGcgctgggcagagagagagatcacCAGCTTTCGTCCAGCTGGTGAGGTGTCCCAGGGCACAATGGCTGGCAGCCTTTCAGGTGGCAGCTGTTGCACCAGATCCAAAAGACCAGAACCAGTTCAAAAAACACACTGGGATTGCCAAATATGGGCTGGACACTCTGTTCGCAGCCCAAAGTTCCAGCTGGAGATGATCAGAATATCTGGGTGTATTCCTCTGAGACAAACTTACTTCGAGACCTTGCCCCTCTTGGTCAATGAAACAGGGAGATTGCCATCCATGCCCTCCCCCCGCAGGTCTATGAGGATGAGGGAAATTGGGGTGGGGCGAGGGTAGGATCCATGTGTGCCTCGGTCACTGGGTTTGTATGTGTGGGGGTGCATCCTGTGTCAATGTGCTTCTGTGTGTGCTCAGCAGCCCAAGGACACCTGggctctggagagggaggcacTGCTGGGATTCAAGGTGAGAATCTCCAAACATGATGGTTGTCATTGTCTCTCTGCACCTGCAATTAACTGGGCGTGTGACGCGTGCCCACCAACCATCCTGCTGGGCCCAAGTTGCCGAAAAGAATCGCCAATTAAGAGCCCCTGCTTGGTAGCAGGTCCAGAATGGGTTTCTGttgtggaggagaggagaagaagagGTGTCATTCTGAGCACGCTACCTTCCTGAAATTCTAAATCCAGTgtagaaaggggagagggagagaaactaGAGGCAGAAACtcatggagaagaaaagagagtgagAGGCAgtagaaaagacagagagagaaatgtcTGTGGACATGGTGCAGAGTGGGGGAGTGTCGGGGTGGCAGGTGGGCCCCGGCTGCCTGCCCCAACCCGTCCCAGGACCGAGACCTGCCTGCAACTCAGTCATGGAGCACAGACCAGAGGACACCTGCTCTGTCTGATGGGCCTTTTTTTTCATGGCTCACTCACTTAGTGGGGCAACCACATCCTTGGGCAAACTGGTTCCTGAAGTGCCAGGGAGAAAGGAACCAATGGCCCTTCTCACTGAGAGGTggcaggagctgggagagggCCCTAAGGGATAGTCCCCTTTGAGGTTGGGAGATAGCATGACAAACCGTCCCAGTTTTCCTGAGACCGTGCCAGCTTGAGCACTGAAAGCCCCACATCCCAGGAAGGCCCttagtcctgggcaaactgggacagttggtcaGCCTGTAAGGAAGCCCATGTGTTCCCTTTACCAGTGCTTTTGAAACCTTGCTGCACACAGGAATCACCGGGGGCCTGGTTAAAGTGCACATTCTCTCTCATATGGTCTGGGGTAGGCCCGAGATtatgtatttctaacaagctcccagcagtgctgctgctggtccatggaccacacttggagagcCCACTTCTCTTCCCTTGTAAACCAGAGGAAATCCTGAGAGAAATAGGATGTCGAGTTCAGCTGTGATGGACTCAAGAAGAGGCTGTGTCTCACAGGAAAAGAGTGAGTGGATGGGTGTGAGCCTCCTGCCTCAGCCCTCTTTGTTTCTCTCCCCTAGAAGGACTCGTATCTCTACCAGCTGCCCCCGTCGTTGCTCCGGAGACTCTATGACAGCCGCTCAGTCTCTCTGGATGGATTGCTCAAAATGCTGAGCAAGGCTAGCGTGGGTAGGAAGCAGCCCGGGGGAGAGGGGTGTGCGGGGCAGGATTCTGAAGATTAAAAGGCCGGGAGACCCCTTCAGGTGGGAAGGAGACTGGAGATGGCTTAGTGAGTAATTGAGGGTCGTGATTGGAACCTGCCTCTCTCTAATTGTCACTTTCCAGATTCCACTCCCCAGTTACATGCTTGTTCTTGCTTTCACAGATCCTAAGGGATCATCGCTTCCCCAGAAACGTGAGtagcctcttctccctccctatCTCTGCGGTAATCACTTGCCCAGAGCTCTGTGGGCATGGAGGCCAGTGACTATTTTGGCTGGTCCCATCTTGGCTGGTGTAAACAGTATGCCAGCTGCAACTGAATGTGAGAGGCCACCAGGAACTAGGAGGAAGCAGGTGTGAGGGGTGTGGTGGACTCTCCCTCCACTGGCTGGGCATTGGGAACCAGGAAGATCTCTGGGTAGCTGTGAAGATTCTAAGGCAGGCACCTGCTGGGGTAGAGAATTCTTGAAATTTGGAGGAGAGGTGGGTGGAGAAGGTGGGATTAGGGGATAGCTTGCTAACTGTGGGGAGTCAAGCTGTggcaagataaagaaacagagacCAGAAACCCGCTCTCAGAAGTCTTGACACATGTCTGGGGAAATGCGTCACCCCCTCGACATCATTGCTGACAATGTTGACCCTTTCTCTGCAGGTGATATGCATGACTTCTTTGTGGGACTTATGGGCAAGAGGAATATCCAGCCAGGTAGGAGCATGTGCAGGTACAGTGAAAGGGTTTAGGGTACCGGCCAACATATGGCAGAAGTCAAGTGCCTCATATCTCACCAGAGGGAAAGACAGGACTTTTCTTAGCTATAGTGAGGGTTCCTCAGCTCCTTCTACCCCATCAGCTTGGATCCACAGTTCAGCCCTCCACGGGAGCAGAGTGGGGACACCTTTATAAGATAGTCCTGCTGAAGCTGAGATGCGGGTAGGAaggctctgcctcctccccatctcctcaACGGAGCGTGCCTCTTCTGCCCAACTCTGCCTTCCAGTGCCACCCTTCATAGCCAGCCCTTCGCTATTGGGTCCAGGTGAAGGTCACGTTCAGAAAAATCCCTCCTAACTATGCTGTTTACTTCACCCCAGACACTCCTATTGATGTGAACCAAGAGAACATTCCCAGCTTTGGTACCCTCAAGTATCCCTCCAATGTGGAATGAGGTAAGGATTGTTGgttagggagaggagaggggactgtgtgtgtggtggggggaaaGGTTGCCAGAGAAGCGTTTCCTCTGATGTTATAGCATTAATGCTCATAAATTTGCCCTAAAATACTGTGTCAGTGCCCAGCACACCGTCAGTCAAACACACCGACACTTAGAGGCACGCATGTGTCTGCAAGCatgtgcgcacgcacacacatacacccctctttttcatctctttcccCTGTATCATGGACTCCGGTTGACTATTGAGCAGAAGCAGTGAGTGATGGGAAATGGGGAGAGAGGGGTTTCCCCTGGGGCTTCTCTGATAGGCAACTTCTGTTGTTTGGGCTCCATTCTCTCATGATATGTACAAAAGATGGAGAGATCATCATCTGATAATTACAGGTATGACATCCAATTCGCAGGTGAAGCATCTTGCCTCCCAGGCAGGCTGAACTTTCAGATCATTCAgaatctcagtttcctgggtCCACTTTGTAGTTCTTCGCAAGTGTGATTTAGGAAGAAATGCAAGGAACTCTGAAATCTAATGGGGAGTAGCTGGAAACCATATCTTAGTCACTCTGTGTAGCATAATGGATAAGAGCatggcctgagtttgaatcctggatctACTACTCACTAGCTATGTCCCCTTGGCCAAGTTACATaacccttctgtgcctcagtttcctcacctgaaagATGGGGGTGATGATAGTGTGTCTCAGGGTTGTGGTTTTGAGGATCAAGTTTAGGTAAAGGGttcagagcagtgcctggcacatagttctGTGCGTTGGCTTTGTTATGGTTGTCACCGTCTGGGAGGTGTGGGAAATGTCCCAGTGTTTTCCTTCCCCTGTTCGCCCTGCCTAGAGCTGTCTGGGCTGGACCCTGGGGCTGAGTGTGCTAACGGATCTCTCACTTGGTATGCGAGTGTGAGAGTCCCCCAGGGAAATGTCTAGTCAAAACATGGAACCTTCCGCCTCAACACCATCTTCCCACACACAACAATAGCAGCCCAACTGATGGCTTTCTTTGCACTAGCTTCCGAAGAAAGAAGGTGTGGGGGGTGATGAGGAGAGGGATTGGGATGCCTCAGTTACCACGGAGAGATTCCTGTCCTCTCCCTGTGTCCCTGTTACCCACACTCATTGGTCTTGAGGGAGACTCAAGGAGCAGCAGCTGGCTTTCGATGAAGCTGCCTGTGCATGACTCCCTGGGCCCAGAGACCCAGGTCTGGTCCCCCATTCAGTGCTGGGTGAGAGGGCACAAAGACCCGTAATAACCGTAACTCGCTGATTACATGGTACTTACTGTATCATTTTGCTCTCATTAGATGGTTATTTCAGTCCTGCTGACCGCCAGATAATTATATGGGCAGCTTTATTTGGATGCCATACTCTCCCCCAGCATCATGCATCGGCCATAAAGATAATTACAGTGCAATTTTCCGTAGTATTTTACATAAATGGCAGAAACAAGTGCATTGTGGAAATCTACTTTTAATGCTTGCTGGTGAATCTAGGCTCTTTCAGAGGGACCAGGCCCATAACTGCAGTCTTCATAATCTCACCACTGATGGAGCATTCTCAACCCGTTAGGTGCCAGGAAGAATAGAACGAAAGGTCTCTGGGGGCTGGCATTTAAAGGAGATTAGATGAGATGAATCAACACAGATCATTGTGTCATCTTATTTCATTCATGTGAAACTGCTGAAAGCGGAAGTGAGCCCTGGGCTTGTCCTTCTCTGGGAGGTTTCTGGAAGGGGAGGTGGGACTGGGTGAGGCCGCGGGACCACTAGCACCAGGGCGCATTGGACAGGGCTGTGTGTATGCCTGGCTCACGGGGACGCCAGGATGGTATGAACTTTGTCACCGCATTTCTGCATGGTCCCCATGCACGCGGGTATTTATAAGTAGCGTGATAAACACGGCAGCCAGGAAGGGGCAAGCACCTGTGGCTAGGAGAGTTCAGTGTTCCAGTTCAAAGGCTGCAGAGAAAGCTGAGGGTTAagacttcctttctctctcctccctcacagatgcccctcctccctccccctgcttCCCCAGCCAGTGGTTGGAGGGGACAGAAGATGTGATTTCGTTGTTTTGTCCTCAGCACTGCACTTCTGAACTCCTGGGCTGCATCACGAAGACACCCTATtgccctcccccaggccccagaTGCATGCGCCcctatttcctttctcttctccatccttGTAACACTCCTGTGCTTTGACTGCTTCCTCATCCCTCTACTCCACTGGATGTAGAAACTGCACAGGGAGCATCCCCAATCCCGGCAGGCATTGACTATAGATTCCCCTGGAATTTCTGTAGTGTCCTACATTAAAAATATGACGTCTCTCTCCTCCTCGACAATAAAAGATTTTTACAAATGACCTAGAGTGATGTATTTGGTTGGTTGGCTGGTGGGTGGGGTTTTTTCTTCCTTGACTCTTCCAGCTACATCATACATACGTACACAtatatgatacacacacacatatatcataTATGAATGGGAGGGTCTTTATTTTGTACACATATCGATTTTCCCCACAGTGCCTTACCCAGTGCTTTATACAATTAGTATCAGAAGATTTATTTAgtgatttaaagaataaataaatggatttgGAAGATGGGTTCTAGCACTCGAAGACTTTCACAGACCAGCTTCAGATGGAGAAAAAACACATATTTGGAATGGCTTGTCTGTGTTTCTAGGATGGATCTAGGAGACATCAATCCCTGAATCTGACTTTACTTAATGAGAGAAGGGAGGTGGGGATCAAGGCTGTGCAAAGACCTGGCCACAGAGGAAGATGCATCTATGCACTGTGCCATCTTTCTGTCCCCAAATGTGGAGCATGGGTCCTGTGTCAGGTCGAGGGGAAGAGATGGTGACCCCTACACGGAGTTTACAGTCTAGCAAGCTGTGGACAGGCAAACAACACTTGATCCTGCCAGGAGGGGACATAGACAGGGAAGTTACTTCAGAGGCCAAGAAAGAAGGGAGCAGCCATCTTCAGTGTTAACTGGCTGCCTTAGTTATTATAAagggaaaacatttatttcagaCTGTTCTACAATGCAACTGTTACCAGCCCCTGGAGCACTGTCTAGTAGGCCCTAGCACATGTAAGCCACTTAAATGAGGTATGTGGAGGTGTCTTTTATTAATCTGATATGCCAACTATCACACCAACACAGCCCACTGATCCCAAGGAGGGTCCTGTACTCGAATGGAACAGCCTGGGAAATCCTCAGGCTCCTCGTCTTCGCCTGGTGCAGGGGCCTTGGCCATGCCCCCGAAGCACCCTgatacaaagtcaacactcaGCTCTCCCACGGCAGTGTAGACAGGACCATGGAGCCAGAGGCCACTTCCTGCAGTTCCTTCACCTCAGTGAAAGTTCTGTCTTCCAGAACCCAACTAGTCAACTTTGGACCTACGGCTGTACAGTGGGAGATGGGAAGGAGGGGGAGTTCACTTCAGTATCACTGGTGTCAGGTTTATTGCTAGAGGTCAAAGATTGCCCTCACCTCAGATCCTCAAGGCTTTCTCCAGTGAGTCATCTTTTTGGCTTTTAAGACTTATCTATCTAGAGGGTTTAAAAGTGGGGTAATTTTGCAGAGTCTGGGGAATTTATCTGGGTCATGAAAGCTTCAAGAGTTGATTCTTCTCAGACTTGGGAGTGGGGCGAGTGTGCGGAGATGACAACGAGCGCTTTGCCAAGTAGGAGCATAAATGCAGAAAGGTTGCTCTCTGGTGGGACTGACAAAAACTGCAGTACTGGAGATTCcaggaaaaatgaagacaaatttTAAATTAGATTCCTGTTTTTGTACTTGGAGAATGTGTGAAGGAA
Proteins encoded:
- the TAC3 gene encoding tachykinin-3; translation: MQIALLFTAILAFSLAQSFGAVCEESQEQVVPGEGHGKKDSYLYQLPPSLLRRLYDSRSVSLDGLLKMLSKASVDPKGSSLPQKRDMHDFFVGLMGKRNIQPDTPIDVNQENIPSFGTLKYPSNVE